In Xiphophorus maculatus strain JP 163 A chromosome 15, X_maculatus-5.0-male, whole genome shotgun sequence, the following are encoded in one genomic region:
- the dtl gene encoding denticleless protein homolog, producing the protein MFFHSIVDRGVGRRRQNAFPADPCSKIPLGSLLESYQCTRHDEHISYGNTGDTVPPFGLAFSTAGNMPNVLAAANEEGIVRIYNTESRENPLLKEWLAHENAVFDIAWVPREPQLVTAAGDQMARLWDVKSGELLGGFKGHLCSLKSVAFAPGEKAVFCTGGRDGNIMVWDIRCSQKDGFYKQVKQISGAHNKSETNPSSKVKKKRSSMRGMAPSVDTKQSVTVVLFRDQHTLISSGAVDGVIKMWDLRKNYTAYHRDPVPMQSYPYAGSSTRMRLGYSGLVLDSTRSNIMCNCTDDNIYMFSVCGIKTNPVAVFSGHQNSSFYIKSTISPDDQFLASGSSDNYTYIWKISDPQHPPVMLHGHSEEVTSVVWCPTDFTKIASCSDDHTIRVWRLRRETDGAQSPVGEANLIGWARPKSPTMPLARAATSPVNTQKTPSLGGLASPQLAACAPNRAALPLPSSTTSPSSFVPLPTQQRTSSIQQWLSPIHGSQSQVIATTPPHQVLRPCPLSPASGSSPTQRRAKRRLETGESSPCSCVDAAQCECVSELNPASKRSHVLSDVHCLAQESAVERDCHADDSEPVTSRQAGKENWFPRAGNWLSEMGQKMKKSQGGPSAHKKQEEKTPTSAIHRSPKIKKISTYFAKGPQE; encoded by the exons ATGTTTTTCCACTCTATTGTTGACAGAGGAGTGGGGAGACGGAGGCAGAACG CCTTCCCTGCAGATCCGTGTTCCAAGATCCCTTTGGGCTCGCTGCTGGAAAGCTACCAGTGCACCCGGCATGACGAGCACATCTCCTACGGCAACACAGGAGACACAGTGCCGCCATTTGGGCTGGCTTTCTCCACTG CCGGAAACATGCCCAACGTCCTCGCAGCAGCTAACGAAGAAGGCATTGTTAGGATCTATAACACAGAAAGTCGTGAAAACCCTCTTCTTAAAG AATGGCTGGCTCACGAGAACGCCGTCTTTGACATTGCGTGGGTGCCGAGGGAACCTCAGCTG GTGACTGCTGCAGGGGACCAGATGGCCAGACTGTGGGATGTGAAGTCTGGGGAACTGCTGGGAGGCTTTAAAGGCCACCTCTGCAGCCTCAAGTCGGTTGCATTTGCACCAGGAGAGAAAG ctgTTTTCTGCACTGGGGGCAGAGATGGAAATATTATGGTCTGGGATATCAGGTGCAGCCAAAAAG ATGGTTTTTACAAGCAGGTGAAACAGATCAGTGGCGCTCATAACAAATCTGAGACAAATCCCTCGtctaaagtgaagaaaaaaaggagcagcATGCGTGGCATGGCTCCGAGCGTG GATACCAAGCAAAGTGTTACAGTGGTGTTATTTCGGGATCAGCACACACTCATCTCCTCGGGTGCTGttgatgg tgtTATAAAGATGTGGGATTTGAGGAAGAACTACACAGCTTACCATCGTGACCCTGTGCCTATGCAGAGCTATCCATATGCTGGTTCTTCCACTCGGATGAGACTGG GCTACTCTGGACTTGTTCTGGACTCTACCAGGTCCAACATCATGTGTAACTGCACAGATGACAACATTTACATGTTCAGTGTCTGTGGAATAAAGACGAATCCAG TGGCCGTTTTCAGTGGACACCAGAACTCCTCGTTCTATATCAAGTCCACGATCAGCCCTGATGACCAGTTCTTGGCCAGTGGATCCAGTGACAATTACACCTATATTTGGAAG ATCTCCGATCCTCAACATCCTCCCGTGATGCTCCATGGACACAGTGAGGAAGTGACCTCTGTCGTGTGGTGTCCGACAGATTTCACTAAA ATTGCTTCCTGCTCCGACGACCACACCATACGGGTCTGGAGGCTTCGTCGGGAAACGGATGGCGCACAGTCACCAGTGGGTGAAGCCAACCTCATAGGCTGGGCACGTCCCAAATCTCCCACAA TGCCTTTAGCCAGAGCTGCAACGTCCCCTGTGAATACCCAGAAGACGCCAAGTCTCGGCGGCCTCGCCTCGCCGCAGCTCGCTGCCTGTGCCCCTAACAGAGCCGCCCTGCCACTACCTTCCAGCACCACGTCACCGAGCAGCTTTGTCCCACTTCCCACTCAGCAGAGAACATCTTCTATCCAGCAGTGGTTATCCCCGATCCATGGATCTCAGAGTCAGGTCATCGCCACTACTCCACCACACCAAGTGCTGAGGCCGTGTCCTCTGAGCCCAGCGAGTGGCTCCTCTCCCACACAGCGACGGGCCAAACGCAGATTGGAAACGGGTGAAAGTTCACCTTGCAGCTGCGTGGACGCAGCACAATGCGAGTGTGTTTCAGAACTCAACCCTGCATCTAAAAGGAGCCACGTCCTGTCTGATGTACACTGCCTCGCTCAGGAGAGCGCAGTAGAGAGAGACTGTCACGCAGACGACAGCGAACCAGTTACCTCCAGGCAGGCTGGGAAGGAGAACTGGTTTCCTAGAGCAGGAAACTGGTTGTCAGAAATGggtcaaaaaatgaaaaaaagtcaagGTGGTCCTAGTGCACATAAGAAACAAGAGGAGAAGACACCAACCTCAGCA attcATCGGTCAccaaaaatcaagaaaatctCCACATATTTTGCAAAAGGGCCTCAGGAATGA